The stretch of DNA ATGGTCAAtctgcttggcttctttcttctgGCCCAGTTGTTGGAATCAGTTGCTAAAGTATTTCGGATTGGCTATTTGGCAAGGAGTGGGGACTGATAAAGTAAGACTTGGCGTGGAGATGCTGGGAATATgcaggttttggttttgtttgcttgtttctctcAGGCTACACGCACACTTTCTTCCCTAGCGTTTTCGTTCCAGCCAGGATAGAAACATTCTTCTAGTCTCAGTGCTGAGCACAATAGTAAATTGGTTCCAGCAAGAGCTGAGGAAAGGCAGCAGGCAATGGATGAAACATAGCGCTGGAATCCAGGGGAAAAAGGTTAAAAGCGTATGACAGTGAAGCCCATTCTCAAGCGCTAGCTTAGAAAGATGTTGAGGTTCCTGTTGAGGCCCGCTTTGCTTCCTAGTTTCGCCACATGGCTGAGGATGAACCCTTCTCCCAGGGCTGGCATTGCCCCTAATCCATGGTGCTAAAACAGTTTGATTTTCGTTTTTCTTTCACGGGGATTGGTAGATACTGGTGTCTGAGGCCTGCACGCTTGGAGCGTCTAAAACACTGAGTAAAGCTGAGAGAGTGGCGAAATGGAAGCATCCTCCCTCGATCACCAGAAAAAGGCTCTTCAGCTCTCCTGAACCGCGGGGCTTGGATTCTGGAGGGAAAAGCTTAGGATCAGACTACAGAACAGGGTCTCCAGGGTGACCCTGCCACTGACAAGGAAATGTCAGAGGAGAGCACCACAGTTTCTTTGGATAAGCGTCCTTCTGcgctgttttgtttggtttgcttggAAGGGTGAGGGCGGCCCGGGAAAGGTGCTTTTCAGAGTTGAGAAGGCAAAGTCCTGTCTTGCCCTCGGTGTTGTGAAGGTCTGGATGCATGTGGGTGGACAGCTCCAGTACTATCGGACTTTTGCAAGAAAACTTCCCAAGGCCGCACAGACCCTACAGGAAGTGCGCTCTGAGCAAGTCTCcaggaagatgatttttttttaaagccctctGGATCtttgctgtgtttttcttttctgttttacttaCTGCTTATTATTTGTGATGGCCTTCTAGGAAAAGATGTCTAAGCGCTATTTTGCGATCCCCCCTCTTCACCGTTTTAGGATTATTGGGAGATGGGATCCAGGAGCTTTGGGACAAGTAGGAGACAGGTGTTCGGGAACGCTGGGCCACGGAGTGGAGTGGAGCTGGGAGGCTGCAGGTTGCTTCCTGGGGATGCGGGTTCTGTCTGTCAGGCTGCTCTTGTGTCTGCAGGGGTGCCAGTCCCGGCGCTGTTCCCGCACCCACAGCATGCGGAGCTGCCGGGGAAGCACTGCCGCCGCCGCAAAGCTCGCACCGTGTTTTCTGACTCGCAGCTCTCCGGCCTGGAGAAAAGGTTCGAAATCCAGCGCTACCTGTCGACCCCAGAGCGCGTGGAGCTGGCCACAGCCCTCAGCCTCTCCGAGACTCAGGTGGGCAGGAGGCCCCGGATTCTGCGTCCTgcttcaccccaccccccagctctgaACATCTGAACAGTTCCAGAACCATCGAGTAAAAGTGaacctctcccctctcctttgaGGTTATCCCCAAGACCCGACAGAATTTATACCCAATTTTCACATTAGATTTACCTACCCGGCTCTACTGGGGGCGCGCGGGCGGTGGGGGGGGATCACTTCGAGTAATTCGGCTGTCACCTCCAAGTTAAcggttatttctatttttcttcccaCCAAGCGGGTGACAAGCTGAGTTAGGGGGGCTCTTGTTCCTGGAGAAGCTTAaacggttttttgttttggagagggTTTCatagtgtagcccaggctggcccccaaacCTCGTCTTCCCACTTCAACCTCGGTGTGTGGATTACGGGTTTACACCACTTAGTGCTCCGTTGACCCCTCTTCCCTGCCCCTATGTACTTATTTCAGTGAGTACCATTCCCAGCAGCAAGTCATCATAGGTATCCCAGGGCTTGCACACACTGTAGTTCAAGCTTCCCCTCCAGTTTTTAATCTTTGGTCCTATTCATTCACCCCCTCAAACCCTCCTTTATCCCTTCTCAGGATCTTGCTGTGAAATCATCAGCCATTCGAAGCTGAGACTAATATTCTCTCCAAGAAAAAACAGTCACTTCACTCCATTCTTGTCTCCCGGGCCCACGAGTCCTGTTGGGCCCCGGATTTAGTTGTTTCCACCGCAGGGTCATAAATTGGGTGCAAAGGAGACCCTATCCATCCTGCACTTACCTTTATTAATTACTGTCCATACCATTGATCCTCATCACTGTTCCGGTGCAATCTCTCTTGGAAGCCTTAACTTGTCATTCAGCCTAAAACGATAGATAATGCGTGACTTCCCCAAAATCGACCATAGCGTTAGGACCGAATTCAACTCGGTAAGACAGAGAGCCTTTTCCCATAAGCTCCACCACTCGCTCAGAGCTTAGCTCCGCCACCATTTGTCTGAGGAGTGACATGATTTTGTTTGTCTCCCCCTCACCCAGGTGAAAACGTGGTTCCAGAACCGGCGGATGAAGCATAAAAAGCAGCTGAGGAAAACTCAAGACGAACCCAAAGCCGCAGACGGGCCTGAGAGCCCGGAGGGCAGTCCCCGCGCCCCAGAGGCCGCGGTGGCCGACGCTCGGCTGAGTCTGCCCGCCGGCGCCTTCGTGCTTACCGAGCCGGAGGATGAGGTGGACATTGGGGACGAAGGCGAGCTCAGCTCAGGGCCGCACGTGCTCTGAGTGGTCGGGCTGGGGAGGGAGACCCGGGAGAGGAGGTCGCGGGGCCAGCCGTGGTCCTTCCCGGGCGGGCGGAAAGACTCGCCGAGACTCTCTGCTCCAGTTGCCCGGGCTGGAAGAAAGACAGACGCCGTCCATCCATCAATCTGCGGGCGCCGGCGACTCGCCCCCCCCCGCCTTCTTCTCCCGGTCCTCATCCTGTCCCCGTCCGGATCACCAGTGTGATCGCTGGGTCCCGCGCTCGGCGGCGTCTTCAGCGCCCCGCACCTGCCCAGTGTCGCAGCCCAAACTGGCACCTGGGCTCGCGGTTCTACAATTCGACGGAGCTTTCCTCCCCCCCGCTGCCGATGCAGAACCCCTCCATCCTCATTTCTCAGCCACTGGTCCCCTAATTCTGCCGTTCTGTTCCCGCCGCCTCTCCACCCGGACGGTAGCTTTCCCTTAAGCAGTACAGCTGACTGCAGATGAAGGGACCAGGTGGCTGGGGCCAGGAGGGGATCCAAGCAGAGCCACGCTGGACCCTTTAAACCTTCTGTGTCCTGACAGAGTTGTCGGTGGCTTTTCACTATTTCTGCTCACGCCCCTACTCGGACCCCACATTTCTAACTCAAATCCCTAGGCGACCCCCTTCTACGGACTGCGCTTCCATCCTCTGGGGTCCCAGTGGTCATCGGTGCGCTCGGTGTCCCTCACAACGTCCCTCCCCACAGAACCACGGGCAGAGAAAATCCACAGCGCAATTTCTGCTTCCGGAACATGTTGCACTCCTGTCCCGCAACCCTTCCATGTCCCAAAGGCTACTGAGATTTTAAAAGTGTTGTCTTCGGGTTGTTTGTGGACGCGCTCACTTCGTGCAGTGTTTTGGCGAAGAGCACACTCCACAGCCTTCCAAATTAAGGCAAAAGGTGTTGTGGATGCACGCTTGTTTGGGGTGGGGCATTGAGGCTATGGCTCGCCGCCGCGCCACAACTCTCCATTGCCCCTGGAAGGTCTTCTGTTCTCGTACTAGCTCTGCGGTCTCTCTAGATAATAAAGGACTTGCGGGGCAAATTGGGAAGGAGCATAGGTTTGCGGGAATCGTTGTCCGGTTCCGCTGCTAGCACgtcacctccctccctcttcccagtttCTTATCCCAGGTAGCAATGAACTTGGCTAACGACCTTTACTTAATACATTCCGTCTCCCCGACCCCGACTTTTCTGTTTGCAATCACTTGACTAATGGAGATTGATGAGTCTCATCCAGGTGAAAAGGCCACCGCAAACGGTATCTTGTCTCTGCAACGCTGAGGGAATCGGCGCCTTTTGGTATTTGGAATGTGAAACTATACTAATGATCTATATGAAGACACTTATCGGACATAGCAGCGATGAGGGAGGAGACTTCGGTTTCAGGCCTGCCTTAGCTTATTGGTTGTCTTTAGATCAGCGAGCCTAGGAAGACTGGGCAGGAGTGAACTTGGCAGGTGCATTCCTCACCCTTGGGAGCAGAGATAAATAATTACAGAGACTGCAGTGGTGTGAGTTCTGGATgcatttaatctttttttcccccaacgaGGGGATGAATTTTCAAGACTTCTCTAGGTGAAAGTTCTGAGTTTATGAGTGTAACAAATGTAGTGATGTTTAAAAGGCAGCTGGCAGAAAGGGAGCTTTACCCAGTCTGCATCACTGAGGAGGCAAAGCCACCACTTAAAACACAGGCATTGAGAAGTCTGATCTGTAGTCAGTCAAGGAGGCTGTGAACCATAGGTCAGCAAACTGAGGCTTGACAAAGTTGAATGTATCCATGAGCTCTGGGCTAGCTAACAGCTGGAGGGACACAGATCATTTGACTCTGTTCCCTTCTTTTTGTATATTCTTCTCTATTGTTTCTTTACTTTCTGGTAACAATGCCGTGGCTTGCAATTTGCCCCTGTGGCTTTATAAGAACATCCTCCTCATTTCTTTAGTTTGTGTAATTGTGGCTAATGATGCAAATTCAGGCTCAGATTTCTCCTCTTCTGTTCAGATAATGACCATATTTTTTCAAAGCCTCTACTTCCAAACTGTATCTCCAGCCTCACAGAACCATTTAAAAGAAGTAGTTtacagaaaatgctttacagtaacacacacacacacacacacacacacacgaacaaaaaccaaccaaccaaacaaacaaaccaacaaacaaacccttGGGTTAGAGGAGTGTGATTTGATAATAAGAGAAAGATATCTCACATAAGACCGTGGAGCCGAgagccaagggaaaaaaaaattcaagtttttGTAGTCCTGTGGACAACAGCTGCTTAAAGTAAGTAAAAAATACTGtgtgtttggagagagagagagagagagagagagagagagagagagggaaagagagagagagagagagagagagagagagaaagaaagaaagaaagaaagaaagaaagaaagagattaaaTTAGATGGTGAACACAAACTCAAAAGCACCAGGCATTTATCTTTTCTGCCGACAGAAAATGCCAGGACTTACTCCATGGGGATCGGAGTGAGGGCACTTCTTGAGCTTTTGTCTTGAAGAAGCAGGTAAACAGAGAAGGTTCCAGTTTAAAAATAGCTCTTCCAGATTGGGGCACAGTGAATCTGGAGCCTCAGGAACTGGAGTCTGATTCAGGAGCATTGCCTGCTTAGGGAGATTCCACTTCGAGTTACCCTGGTCTTTACTACTGGAATGCTGGGAGGTGAAGACCTCTGAATGCAACCAGAGCAAGGCGAAGTTTTCTCGCagaccccaccccagccctggaaTTGTGGTAAATTAAGTGATAGCAaagtcctcccctcccctctcctcccctcccctcccctcccctcccctcccctcccctctcttctcctctcctcccctcccctcccccagcccttctTTTTTTCAGATCAGTGATATTAAAAGACAGACACAATTTAGTCTCAATTGCATGTAACATGGCAGCAAGTTTTGCTGTTGACCTTAGAAACTGATCAAAGCCTCAATGGGCTGACAAAGTATTTTATCTGAATGGCTCAGGTTTTTTGTCTCGACTCAGTCCCTCTTGTTAGTAAAGATCCCACAAAACTACGTTCGTTATGTTATAAAAAGACATATAGACCCgattttgaagagacagaaacatCTCTGAGTAGCCGAGGAAGGCAAATAATTTCTCATTTAATCCCACATGGGatcctgccctcacacccatgtTTGTCCCCAATACTGCCCCTGAAGGACTTGATTTCAGAGCTTCTGAGAGAGATTTTTCAGGACTGTTTCTCAGCTTAGTGTTGCTGACTGTCATGCTAAGAAGTACTTAATTTGAATGTAAGACATGAGAGAGTGGATTGGCTCTCTGAGAAGCACCCATGTGGAGAGGCACGCTAAACAGGGCTTCCTGGAGCTGAGAGAATTGTGCAGTAAACACATTCAGCTGAAGCAGCGAACTCCCTGGGTCTTCCTGAATTTGGCTCAATctacaaaataatgaattaattgAAATACTTAAATGCcatgtttattttacatgtttttgCTATCGAACTTCAAAGAGAATATTGACAAGCTAAAATGTCCTGAGTGGGCAGGAGCCCAAATACTTACTggtgtgtaaaacacaaatagagGACTGTCGGCCCTTTGGCTAGTCAGAGGAGAgctttggggaggggaggagaaggagctaGCTGTAGCTAGCTGTAGCTAGTGTACTCTGTCATGCTAAAGATGAGGCTGTCTCTACACTAAGCACCTTCTCATTAGGAAGGGTTTAGACAAGGCAAGTCCAGGGCACTTTCTAGTGTGGGCTTCTTTATCTATGCAAGGCTGCATTAGatacctcctcctgatcctcctcctgggaattgaacccagtgccTCGTGCATTTTAGGCAGTGCACCACCACTGAACTCCATCTCCAGCCCTTATGTGGTTCTTCATCACCCTGTCTTCTTTCTATAGGAAACCTTTCTACAGGTTTCCCATTGTTTAGATGGTCTGACATTTCAGGAAGACTTCAGTCCACGCATcctaatttaaataaatagatcCACAGCAATTAGAAGACGTAAGAGaagcagggaagaggaggagagtaTGGATTTTAATTCATCAAGTACTAACACTTCATTCTAGAAAGTAAATGAAAGCAAGGggccattttactatgttaaggacAAAGTGTCTCTCAGGAGGAAATGATCCCTGTTAGAAGGCACATCCAATAACTCCCAAGCCCCTCATTAGACACTTACTACGTGGGAGcagctctgtgggcactgtaGCACGGGGAGAAGAGGATTTTTGTAGCAATTTCAGATGTAAGAATGAATAAGAAGTTGCTGCTGCCAATTGTCTAATAACATCTTAGGTCGACTTTTGGCAACTCTTCTGTCCAGGAGCAATCTGAACCTGGAATGAATTTTCCTGGGAGGTTCCGAGTTCCTTTACACTCTGTTCATCAAGCCAAGGTGGGGCTACTGCCTGCTGGGCTGTTTCAGAAGACACTCCTGAATCTAACAAGATGAGCTAGGTCCTCGCATTTACACCTTTcccttataaaacaaacaaacttcttcACCTAATCTTCCAGTTATGATGAGTCAGTCATTCCAGGCACAGAGAGACATGGTCAGTGTCACAAAGCTCGTTAGTTTGGGGAGTTGCTGAGTTAATACATCTAGTTGGTCAGAGAAAATTCTAGTAAATGTTTATGAGTGAGCTGAACATTCACAATGGCTCTCATATGCTCCCTCCAGTGTGCTGTGTTTGTTGTTCATTTGAAGtcaagtctcactctgtagatcaggctggctcaTGGTCCTCCTTTGCCAGCCctgcccaagtgctaggatcacaagcTTGCATCCCATGCTCACGGCCCTTGTATATTTGGttgttcctcctcccctcctacCTCTTAGAGTTTCTAGAAGATGCACCAGACAACCTAGCCTTCGTGATTTCATTTGTAGTTATCTTTTTCTCTTGTGCTCTCTCTGTGGTGTTGGAGAGTCACCGATGGAGCTGAGTTGGCATCATAGCCATTGGCTGGATGTGCCCCACAAATGAGTTAAGAATGGTGACCGGAGTGAGATAAGAACTTTGCAAGTACCTACTATGAGGTCTCAGCTGGAAGAACATAACAGATGACAAAGCAACAAAGGTCAGAACATATCAGTTAGGAAGTCCCTGACATCAGACTACATAGGATCTCAACCATCATATGATTCACATTAAGTAGACTCCTGAGCGTCACCATTTCATTACAAAGGGGTTAGAATGTCTCaaaggagctgtgtgtgtgtgtgtgtgtgtgtgtgtgtgtgtgtgtatccatgacACTTTGTCCTACTTCCTTTGCACTAGGAGAATACTTGTATTCCCTGAAAGAGACAGGGCCCGGAAGGCCCCATTGAAAATGGCTTGCTGACATCATGTCTTTCTCCCCTTTATCTAGCCCAGCCCCATTCTGCTCTAGGGTTTCAGTTATCTGATTTGGTGACTGATAGGGAACAAAGAGTGGGTGGTTCAAATTCATAGGGACCTTGTAAAGTGACAATGAATATAGTCTTCAACTTACCAAGGGAAAGACAGAAATTACGTTCCAGCTGTATATTTAAGGTGTCCGTCTCCTTGgagcacaaacacaaaacaactctctccaaaagcagaaacaaaactgGGCATAATAGTCCACATTTGTGATCCTAGAGCTTGGGGGTAGAAACAAGAAGATCGAAAAGGAATTCAAGTTCATCTTGGGCTTGACATAGTGAGTAAAAGGCCAGTCTGAGAGACACAAAactcaaaaatcaaatc from Onychomys torridus chromosome 7, mOncTor1.1, whole genome shotgun sequence encodes:
- the Bsx gene encoding brain-specific homeobox protein homolog, whose protein sequence is MNLNFTSPLHPASSQRPTSFFIEDILLHKPKPLREVAPDHFASSLASRVPLLDYGYPLMPTPTLLTPHAHHPLHKGDHHHPYFLTTSGVPVPALFPHPQHAELPGKHCRRRKARTVFSDSQLSGLEKRFEIQRYLSTPERVELATALSLSETQVKTWFQNRRMKHKKQLRKTQDEPKAADGPESPEGSPRAPEAAVADARLSLPAGAFVLTEPEDEVDIGDEGELSSGPHVL